In one window of Ptiloglossa arizonensis isolate GNS036 chromosome 5, iyPtiAriz1_principal, whole genome shotgun sequence DNA:
- the Lwr gene encoding ubiquitin conjugating enzyme lesswright: protein MSGIASARLAEERKAWRKDHPFGFVARPLRNQDGTLNLMSWECAIPGKKSTPWEGGLYKLRMIFKDDYPSSPPKCKFEPPLFHPNVYPSGTVCLSLLDEEKDWRPAITIKQILLGIQDLLNEPNVKDPAQAEAYTIYCQNRLEYEKRVKAQARAMAPQE from the exons ATGTCAGGCATCGCAAGTGCCAGGCTCGCTGAAGAGCGAAAAGCATGGAGGAAAGATCACCCTTTC GGATTCGTAGCGCGACCACTTAGAAACCAAGATGGAACTCTTAACTTGATGAGCTGGGAGTGCGCGATACCTGGAAAAAAATCT ACACCATGGGAGGGTGGATTGTACAAGTTGCGAATGATCTTCAAAGATGATTATCCGTCCAGTCCTCCAAAATGTAAATTCGAACCTCCCTTATTCCATCCAAATGTTTATCCATCTGGAACTGTGTGTTTGTCGCTCTTAGACGAAGAAAAAGATTGGAGGCCTGCTATCACTATTAAACAGATCTTACTTGGTATACAAGATTTATTGAACGAACCAAACGTAAAGGATCCAGCACAAGCAGAGGCATATACAATATATTG CCAAAATCGTTTGGAATATGAAAAACGTGTCAAAGCTCAGGCCAGAGCAATGGCTCCGcaagaataa
- the Vkor gene encoding vitamin-K epoxide reductase — MSTTKKPVWGIDPGIITACTLGFAASYYAYIVETTAEKEASYEAMCDISEHVSCSKIFASEYGKGFGIIPESSVLYMPNSVYGLIFYIVVAILSTINKYSIPIFVVWLGFWSNIGTVYLTYILYKLNNICVVCVSTYFINAIILILAIKKYRKLFQNGTNKNKKKKKLN; from the exons atGTCTACAACTAAAAAACCAGTCTGGGGAATAGACCCTGGAATTATAACGGCATGTACGTTAGGATTTGCCGCTTCTTACTATGCTTATATCGTGGAAACAACAGCAGAAAAAGAGGCATCGTACGAGGCGATGTGCGACATAAGCGAACACGTTAGTTGCAGTAAAATATTTGCGTCCGA ATATGGGAAAGGATTTGGAATAATTCCGGAGTCATCTGTTTTGTACATGCCAAATTCTGTATAcggattaatattttatattgtggTCGCGATATTGA gtacgattaataaatattccattccgATTTTCGTCGTATGGTTAGGATTTTGGTCGAACATCGGTACGGTTTACTTGACCTACATTTTGTACAAGCTAAATAATATTTGTGTAGTCTGTGTTAGTACTTACTTCATAAACGCCATTATTTTAATACTCGCTATTAAGAAGTATCGGAAACTATTTCAAAATGGCACaaataagaataagaaaaagaaaaagttgaatTAA